The nucleotide sequence GTTCTTCGCTGGCTCGAAGTCGAATGTGCGTTGATTCGACGGAGAAGCGGCTAGCGGGGAATCGGCTTGTCCCTCATCGATCGCATCCACTCCATCGCCTCTTTCGATTCCTTCCTTAGTGATTCGCTCTCGGACTCGGTCAACGGGACCAAACTTGACGAGGGTGCGGGCTTCGGATTCGGTGAGGCTTTCGAATCCGTGACCGGTAGCGCGCTTGAAGGTGTCTTCAAGGTCGCCGAGGCGGTTCCGGAGTTGTGCGAGGAGTGGCTCACTGAGGCGGAGAGTGGCACTGTATTGCTTTCCGGTCAAGGCAACTGCTCCGACCACCTTCCCGCCGTTGCGAGCGATGTGGTCCGCCAGAGCGGCGAACGTGCCGCCCTGGGTGAGGGTGTCGTCCACGAGGAGGTAGGATTCCCCGGCTTTGACAGGGCCGCTGAAGGATGGCTGTGCAAAAACTCGATCCAGCGCGGTCTTTTCGGAGCGATGCGCCTTCACCGATTGGATGATATCCGTGGTCGATTGGAGTCCGAGCGATTCTTCAATCCTGATCGCAACACCGTGCGGGATCTTGTTGTTGCCGCCGGCTTCCATCGCGATCACCGGCACGATGACCGGCTTGCTGTCGCCGATGAGCACGGCAACGTCGTTCCGCATCTGCTTCGTGACGAGGTCACGGGCCAGACGCAGGGCAGCGCGCGGGTCACCGGCCTTGGCGGCGGCGTAATCTGGGTGTTTCGCCGCCTTGCCGAGATCATGGGCGACGATCGCATTCGGAATGTCCACCGGCGCCGCACGTCCACGGGGAGCCGACGGTGAGGAAAACAGAGCCTCCTCATCCACTTCGGCGGAGTAGGCGGGAGCGTCCGGATTCTCCAGGTATATCACGTCGCCACCGTCGAGGATCTGCCTCCCAAACCGAAGGTGATCGTCGAGGATCACGGATTCCACCTCGATACCGAGGCTGTCCATCTCGACCGCGGTGATCCGCATTTCCTCTCCGTCGACGGTGACCGTGCTTCCGACGTGCTCGGGCGTGAAGTCCTCCACGGCGAATGGTTCGCCATTGTCCGGGGTGTTGGCATGGTCGAATGCCTCACGCTGAACTTTTTCCAAACTGGAAACTGTTGGTTTCGCCAGCTCCGCGGCGATATCCTCGTCGCTGAAATCCCGGTTGGGATCCTCGCCGTCGAGTTGGGTGCCGTTGGCGATCGCGTTCAGCTCCTTCCACAGTTCTCCCCACATGTCGGAGGCTGTCATCCCGTCCCGAACGTATCCGGCAACCACGTCGGGACGCGATCCCTCACCCTGGCGGGCGGTGATGAGGCTCAGGATCTCGCGTGCGACCTTGCCCTTGCCGCTGTTCGCGAATTGGTTCTGGAATAGCGCGCCATCGTATTCCGGATTGTTCTGAACCAGTTCGATTTCCCTGTTGGATAGCTTTCCGCCGGACTTCCGCTTCGCGAGCACGAGGGAAATCAGGTTTGGCCGTGGCGCGAGCTTCGTCCCGCTCTGGAAGATCTTGGAGAGGGCTGGATAGCTGTCCGAATTGAGAATCTTGTATGCTTCCCGCCGGGCAGGTGAATCGATGCTGCGGGCCTTCTTCTCCTTGGCAGGAGGGAGCGAGTCCAACCACTCATTGATGGCATTGTCGGTAAACTCGCGGCGTTGCTCGGGCGGCAGGGTTTCGAGCAAGTCCCAAATCTCATCCATGGCGAAGTCCAAGTCCCGCTTCCGGGCCGGGGTGAGCCGGCTGTCGCGGTCCACGGCGTCCCGGATCGCCTCGCCGGTAACACGCATCGGGGAGAATTGGTCAGAGGCCGTCTCAGGCAAGATTTCCGCTACTTGGGTGTCAGATTGACCGGTTTGGACATCCAACTTTGCTTCAGATTGACGGTTTGCGTCTGTGGGGGCGTCCGAAGTGCTGTATTCCGCGAGGATTGATTCGATCCCGTCGATCGCGTCCTTCACGCGCTGGGACAGCTCGTCACCGGCGACGACGCTCTTCAGGAACTCGACGGCACGCCTGAGCATTTCCACAAGTCGGGCTGGCATGTCCTTCGAGAATGCCTTGGTCAACTCGGTGACCTGTCCATCGGCTCGCTGTTGCACGAGCATACGGACTGTCTCTGCCGCCTTCGCCCACGATTCCTTGTTCTCGAACGATGCCTGGTAGGTGTGGGCGGCTGCGGTCTGCTGTTCCGGGGTGAATTCGTCCCACAACTGGCCGTAGAATTCCTGCACGTCTTCACCGATGTTTCGGACGGCTTCGAACTGGGCGAGGTGAATGATTTCCTCGTCAATGATGGCATCAACGCGTGAATCCTGATTGTCGGGCGAGAAACCGGAAAGTTCCCTCTCCAAATCGCCGCTGTTGATGACAATCGCACCGGAAGGGGTGGCGTAGGCACCGCCGGTCTGTCCGGTGGGCCCGGACTCGTCGAGTAAGAACAGGCCGCGCAGGCTGGGGTAGCGTGCGCTGGCCCGCTGGACAGCCGCTGCCGCCTTTTGGACGGTTTCTGATGGCTGGGTCGGCTCCTCTTGGGCGGTGGGGCTCTCATCGCCGGGAACTACTTTTTCTTGCGAAATTATTCCGGAATTATTCTGAGGCTCTGGAACCGGCGGAGTCAGCAGGTGGCCGCGCCGGGTATATCCCTCGGGCATTTCGATGCCGGCTGCTTTGGCCATTGAGACCGAAACGGGGCGGCGAGCTGTCAAGGATTGCTTGACGACTGACGGGATGTCCGGAAGCGAGGGATCGGTCTGGCGCGCGGCTTCGTATTCGGCGGCGTCCAGCTCGGCAAAGTTCACCTGGCTTTGCGCCGGTGCTTCTTGGGATGGTCGAAGCGGAGCATTCCCGTCGACATCAAAGCCTGCGTTTCCTTCAGCGTCCGGGCCTGTTTCCATGCCTTCCGGCGTTGGCGCAGGGATCGAATTGCTTTCAAGGTTTTCGGACGCTTGCGGGTTCGACTCATAGGATGGTTGGGTTGTGGGTTGGGAAAGGGCGTCGTAAATCGCATCGCTCTCGGTGGTCCTGACCAGGTTGCCGACCGCGGGCATATCGACTCGCAGGAATGCTCGTGCATCGTCCGTGAGCACGGTGGCGACCATGCCGTCAGACTGTGGGATCTCCGCGAACAGAGGCTTCCCGTCGGGAGTGGTGCCGCCTTGGATCGCTGACCGTTCGGCGGACGTGAGAGCTGCCTCGTTCCCGGTGGCAACCTTCGCGATGCCCTGGAAGTAGGTTCGCTGTTCCGGATCCTCAATGCCGTAGATCTCGTTTACGGCCGCGATACCTTCTTGGGTCTGCGTGGCCAGGTCGGTGACGGAGCGGTCGAGCATCTGCCGGGCTTGTCCCTTCACGGTTTCGAGGTCTTCCGGCGTGATCCCGTCTATTCCTTCGCCGGTGAACGCTTCGAGTTTCTGGCGGTTTTCCTCGATGGCCGCGGCGGTCTGTTCAAAGCGGGCTGGATCCACGAATGCCCGAGCGAGCATGGCCTGTTCGGGAGAGATGGCCTTGAAGCCGGGCAGGTCCGCCATGGATGCGTTGTAGTCGCGGGTCCACTTGGCGTTCAGAGCGTCACGGCGGGCGGTTTGGGCCCGTTCGGGGATTCCCGCCACCGCTTGGCCTCCGAAGTGCGCGATTGGGACCAACGCAACTGCGCCGATCGTGCCGGAGGCGAACGCTCCTGGTAAATTCGGTGAGTCCGCGCCGATCTCCGATAGAACCTCTTCGAATCCTTCGCCCACTGCGGAACCGGCTGCAGTTTTGCCGAAACCTACGACACCGTTCATGGCTCGCTCGGTGCGGGTGAGGGGATTCACAAGAGATTCGGCCTTGATGCCAGCCCTTGCCACGTCGTCGAGCAACGCTCCCGCACGTTCGCCGATTCTCGCGATCATGCTCGCTTTGGATGCCATGCCGACGCCTTTCAGCCCGGCTTGAACCGCCTTCGAGCCGCCTGCGGTGACGAGCATGCCGGCGTCGGCAACCATCTCCGTGGCCACCTCTTGCCATCCCGCGTGCATGCCTCCGATGACCGAGCCGCCAAACTTGCCCATCCCAGCGGTTTTCTTCTCCATCTCCGCGCTGAACTGGCGGCGCCCGTTGCTCATGAGCAGACGTTCCTTGAAAAGCTCCATTTCTCGCGGGTCGGCGGTCTGAGCATACCGGACCAAGGCAGAGGCAAGGGCGGGATCCTTGTTGGCGTCGAGAGAATCAGCGGTGATCGGCCAGGACGGGTCGGGGGAGAGGCCGTGGAGAGCGAGCGCGGCTTGGATCACCGCCTGATTCGCCGCATCTACCTTGCCTTGGTCCGGAGCGGGCTTCTCGAACTCTTCGTCGATCGTGCGCTTGAAGTTCCGGACGGCATTGTTGAGCTGACCGCTGATCTGCGCTCCTTCCTTGGTGGTCCAGATCTTGGCATTCCGCTTCGCGCCTTCGACCCAGTTGGCTGTGTCGCGGTTGGTGGAAGTCAGCAGTTCGTTGAACACCCGCTTGCCGTCCTCAGAGCCGAACAGCGAGGCCTCAGCCGCCCCCAGTCCGACTGCGAACTTGCCCGCCAGTCCGATCATGGATCCCGCCACGTCGTCACGTATCATGCGTCCACCGGTCTTCAGTGCGGACTGGATGCGCTCGCCGGTCGTGGCCTCATCCGCGACATCCTTCCCGTAGAGCTTCTGAATTGACGCCCGGGTGACACCTGGCTTGCCGCGGTTCTCGGAAAACCAGTCGCGTAGGTATTCCCGCTTCACCTCCTGCCGGTCGGCGAGGTTGGTCCGGTTCGACCAACGGGATTGCACGGTTTCTGCGGCCGGTTTGCCCCGTAGGGCGATGCTGGCGTCGTTTTCCGCCTTGGACCTGTCTTGCAGCCATTTCCCGAAAGACTGGGGCGTGGAGAGCGGGGTGGGTTTCAGCGTGTCGCTGTAAAGTTCCTGCATGAGGGCTTCACCGCTTTGGATGGAAAGCTCCCCGGCGTTCACCTTGGCCTTGATGGAGGCCTTGTCCGCACCCAGTTGGGCAATGCGAGCGGACATTTGTCTTGGACTGGTCACCGTCGGGTCCAGTCGCGTCTGGAATACGCTTGCGAGGTATTGCGCCTCCTTGGCGATGTCCTTCTTTTGACCGTCGTCGCGGAGATACACCGGTGCGCCGCTGGTGACACCGAGGGCGACGGTCTTGTTGATCTCGTCGTCGGTGCGGGCGTCATCACGGAGCACGATGACCTTCTGGCCGTCCGCGCCGCCGTCCTGTATGGTGCCGATCCATTTCCCGCCCCGATTGATGAAGCTGCCGGCGGCGGATGGCTCCAGCGTCATGCCTTCCACGCCCTGCAAGCCGGAGAATGCCTTGAGCACTGCGTCAGGGTTCCGCGTGTCCGGAGCGATGACTGGTTTCGGCTGGGCAGTTTCTGTTCGGTTTTCGGGAGAGTCTTCCACCGATGGGACAGCGCCTGCATTTGCCCCCGCAGTAGCAGGGATTCCGTTTGTCCCGGATGTGGAAGAAATGTCGGGAGGCAGGACAGCGGAGAGGTTCTCCTGGTCGGGATCCACGGTGTCCGGTTCGCTTCTGGCCAGCAGTTCGGTGGCCTCCGGGCCGATCCCGGGCAGTTCGTGGGCGATCTGTTCCGCGCGGAGCTTCAGATGCTCGAGCTTCGTGTTTTCCTCCGCTCGGTTGAGGGATTCCGCATAGGGGGAGAGCTTGTCGTGGGCGGTCTTGGCGGCCGCGTATCTATTTGCCAGGTCGCGCTGGTCCTGCTGCCACTTCGCAAGCTCGTAAGAATCATAGGGAATCGGCTGCTTGTAACGATCTCGGGCCGCGAAACCTGTGTCCGGATCATACTTTTCCATCGCCCCGGTATTCGGATTGAGGACGAATTTCGGAGAGGTTGTGGACTTTTCCAGTTCCCGCGTGACGTCGTCGAACTCGCCCTTGGCCTTCTTCCACGGTTCATCGAAGCGCATCCGCTGCTGGGCGATGCCGTTCGCTTTGAGAGCGAGCTGGTCCCTCCGCTGCTGGAACTCCGCATCCCGCATGGCCTTGGCCTCGGCCACCGGATCCACGCCGGTCGCGGTCTGCTGCGGCCTGCCGAACTCGTCATCGGTGGTGACGCGGGTTTCGCCCGTCTTCGCATCGGTCTTGGATGGCAGGGGAGCGGTGAGAAGAGATCCGCGGTCATTCCGGTAGGTCTGAGCTGCCTGGGTGGCAACTGCGGTTTGATCACCAGCAGGGCGGTTGAGCTGTGCAATGCCCCCGACACCCGGGACGGTGGAGACTTGCTCGGCGGGAGTCGGCTGGATGGTGGGAGTTCCAACCTTCCCGGTATCGTAGACCGGCGCACCGTCGTTGTGACGTGCGATCGTGCGTTCACCCGTGGCGATATCCGTAACGTTTTTTTGACCGGCTGCGGCACCAGCGCGAACGTCCATCGCACGCGCCTGCTTGTCCGTGGATGCCTGCTCATTCGCAGCTCGGCGTGCCTCCGCCTCGCTCCTGCGCTGCTGCATCTGGCCTTGGCGGATCGCATCCTCGCGCTGCCGCTCATCCTCCCGCAGCATGGCGTTTCCCACGCGCTGGGCATCAGGGTTGTTCGCACTGCGCGTCAGCGTTTGCGCCTTGGGAATGTCGATCGCTGGCCGGTCTGGAGCTACCTGAACCTCGTCGAGGGCTGCTTGAACGTCGGCACGGAAACGGGAGCGTTGCGGAAGGGGCATGAACGCATCCTGTCACGCACTCTGAGGAGGCGTAACGGGCGCAGGTCTATGCCGTCCGCTTGAAAACGAAGGCGCGTGGACCGACTGCGACACGCTCGAAGCGGGCTGTCACGATCTCAACCGCTGCCGTGAATCCACGATAGCTTTCGGAAGGGTCATCATTGCGATGCCATTGCCTGAGGAATGATCTGGCGTCCCGTGTTTCTGCAGGTGCATCCGAATACGCGATCAAATCGCCGATGGCGCAGTCCTGACAGTTCGATTTCAGTTTCCCACGGAAGTCCTCAGGGATGTAGTTCGGAATGCTGAACTCGATCACTCTCTTGTTCCAAGGGCGGCTCTGTTCGAAACCGTGCTTCGAGCACCACGCTTCGATCTGCTCATCCTGGGTTGGTTCTTCCGGCGGTGGAGGCACGTTGTGCTCAATGGCGGCATGGATCATCGCGCTCATCTCCAGTATTCCGAATCGCTTGGGGTGGGGGAATGCTTCCTCGATTTGCCATAGGTCCACCTCGATGTATCCCGTGTGAAACAAGTCCTTCGCGAACGCGTCCTGCAATGATGTCTTATCCATGGCTGGTTGGAAAGTTCTCCGCATCTCCCCACGGACACCAGCCATGATGACGTGAGGAGAGCGGAGCGGTCGATAAACCTGCTCGCATTTCGAACACCCGGAATCGCCTTGGCAAGCCGTCTTTTACCACTTCCCGGTCACATTCCGCCAGGTGTGGCGGTCGGGCGGGTCCACGTGCTTGGCCACCATCATCTTGAACTCATGGGCGCTCGGCAGGGTTTCCCACGCGATCGCATCGGCAATGACATCATCGTCGTGCGCACCGGGTGCGGCCTCGGCGCGGCCCTTGTGGTTCACGATGAACATTTTGTATTCCGCGAGTGCGTGAAGGTCGAGAACCTCGACATCCCCATTGCGGATGGCCGATGCGAAACCTTCGATCAGAGCGTTCCGCTCCTCCTTGTCGCCCATCTTGAATCCGTATTGCTCCACCACCTGCCCGATGCGAGGGGAGAACGGACGGCGCTTGTAGATCGGAATGCCGGCCGTTTGGAGGAGGCGGAGGATGTCCATGCCCTTGTTCACCTCGAGGCTGACCATGGCGAGGCCATACCACTTGCTCAGCCGTGCCACGTGACCGGCGACATCTTCACCGAGGCCTCGGAAGGGCGGGCGTAGGCGGGCAACCTTTTTCGCGGGCCGCCACCGGTCATGCAACTGATCGTGGTAGGCGGCTCGCCACACGGATACGGAGTTGGCATCGGGATCCATGCCGATCGTCTGCGTGATGTCCTCCGCCGGGTCGCAGGTGACGATGTAGCGCAGGCCGGTCTTCGGCGGCTCCCACACGTAGATATCTCCGCTCCCGTCCCGCACCGGCTGGAATGAAACCTTGGTGTTGTCCTGGGTGACGAGATAGCCGGTATCGAAGGTCGCACCGCGGGCGATGTTCTCCATCTCGGTGATGCGTCCAAGGTCGAAGCGAGGCGTTCCACCGGCGAGCCAGCAGGATACCTCGTCCTCGGGGTAGTAGAAATCGAAGATCTTCTCGTCGCCGTTACAGACGCTCTTGATAATTTCCCGGCGCCACGCGACCTGCTCCCAGTCCCAGCCGTATTTCTCGATGCCGTTCCTCTCGCGCTCGGTCAGAGTCCGGCGGATCTGGTCGATCTCCGCTTCCTGAACCGGGTTGGCGCGGCGGTTGTCGGCGAATTCGAACCATGCGGCGAACACCTTCACCCACACCTCTTCGGGGCAGATGCCTGCCTCGTGCATGGCAATGAACTGGTCAAGCGTCACAGCCTCCTGCCAGGTGGTGTATTGCCATCCCGCTGCGCGTTCCGGTGTGGATTCCGCGATCGCCACTGTCTCCGATCCGGAAAGGGAGGGGAGAACCGCGGCCATTGTCTTCTTGTCGTTCCTGGTGGCTGTCTGCGGCCATTTGGACACCTCGGAGAAGAAACCGCATTGGCGAGTGCCACCGACGCCGGCGTCAGGGTTCTCAGCGGAATCCACGGTCCACTTGGTCCCGTTATCCCAAGCAATGCTCTGGTTTGGATCCTTGATCACCGCGTGGCCCCACGGGAATGAATCTACCCGCGAGTATGCCTTGATCTTGTCGAGCATCTCGGTGGAGTGCTCTTTCACGTCGGAAATTGCGATTCCTTCGATCGGCCTTCGCATCCCGTGGTGGTAGACGATGTGCGTTCCAAACGTGGAACATCCGGCCCGACGAGGTTTCGTGGCGATGATCCGGATCTTCACCTTCATGGCCCACATCGTCTCGTAGGCTTCTGACATGCGGAGCTGGAGGACGTTGGGGACCGGGATGATGACCTCGTTATTCTTGTCCCGGATGGTGACAAAGCAGGCAAAGTGGACGGCGGGAGAGGTGAGAGCCATCAATTGCAGCTCGTCCGCTGTCTTGCCCCTCAGGCTCTCGGCAAATCGTTCACTGATCGAATCGGCTTCCATTCAGGCTGGAGCATGCCTGAGAGAAGTCCGGTGGCGTAACGGGCGCAAAGATCATGCTTGTTCTGACCGTCAATTCGACCAGTTTCGAAGAATGGACTGTGGCGAAGTGTTCTTTAAAATCGTTGAAATCGGGATCAATATCCTGACCTTAGGAGCGGCGGGATGGGCGGCATGGGCCGCAGCAGGTGCGTTCCGGAAGCAGTCTGACCAGACTCAGATCGCCGAAAAACAGTATGAGCATTTCACCCGAGAGCTTGAGAGGTCAAATCGTGCCAAAACCCCCTTGTTCGCGTCATATGGCGAGGGCGAATTTCCTCATGGGATCAGCTTTAATCGTGTTCAGGCGATAGACGTCATTGGTGTTGGCCGGAGAAACCTCACATTGGCAGAACATTTCGACGGCGAAGATCCGCGGATGGTATACTTGCCTCTCAGAAATATCAGGGATTCTGTCACGATTTTAAATCTGACCGCCATGGATCCTACAACGGGCAAGGCGGCCAAGATTCCGTTTGAGATTTTTGCAGAGGCGAGTGGAACGCACCCAGGCTTTTCGAATCTCTATATGCTCGGCTACCCGATGAATTCGAGAATGCGGCTGGAAAGGCCAGCGTTGGATGTGCGGATCATTTTCGAAACAGGCGACGGGATCGTAGAATATCACGATTATGTCACGATGCCAGGCACGCGAATCTTTGAGCGTTCGAATCCGCCAGGATTCAACTTTCTGGTGGAAGATATGAAACGCCCAACTTGTAACAACACACAGAATGCCGAGTCCGTTTCCTTGTAGGTATCAGGAAAATGGGGCAGGGGAGGTGATGTGCCAAAAATCGCACAATCGCACTACCACATCTTGTGGGTGAACAGTGCCTTTCAGTTGCTCGGGTAGACGAGCCTGGCGAGAAGTCGCAAGACGACAATGGTCAGTATCGTGCCCACGATCCAAAGCGCTGGCTCAGGGATGGAGATGGAGACGTTCATTTCTGCCTCCTCCGATCCAGCGCGGACACCACTTCCTTTGCCCTGGCTTCGAGCGCATCCAGCGTCTTCGGCCCGGTCTCCACGACCACTTGGTCCGGCTCGAAGTCTCCGGCCAGCTTCGCATCCACCTCGATGGCGCGGATCCTCGCGAGCAGTCCGGACTTCGGATCTTCGGCAATTCCAGCCAGGATCTGACGCTTCCGATCCTTCGTCATGAGTGCCGCGGCGGTCTGCGGGGCGCGGAGTTCTGCCACTCTTGCCCTGATTGCAGCGTTTTCCAGCAGCCTTGGCCCGTTGGTTCCGGCACTCTTCACGGTCACCTTGTAGCCCGCTTGGATGTATGCTTCGGTTGCGCTGAGGCCTGAGACCACCAGTTCCGCGAATCGCTCTTGCCTGACGTTCAGAGGCTTCCGCCCATCTTGTAACGGTTTCATAAGGATCGGGACGCGTTGTTCACGGCGTCGTCTGAAATCAGGGTAAGCAGAAGCGTCGAGCTTTTTATACGGGCGCAGAGTCGTTATGGGTAGCAGTCGGGGGCGAGAGACGAATGTTTTGCCTTTTCAACGAAGAAATTTCCCTCAACCTATTAGGACTATGGAATCTGAATGTTCTGATTTTGAAGATCTGCCGAAAAGTGCTGAGGAAGCCGATCGTTCGGGGCTTAGGCGCGCGACACCGGACGAGATAGCGGAGGAGAAGGCGAAAAATCGAGGAAATGAAGCTTCTGAGAGGAGACCTGGGATATGTTACCTTGGTCCGTGCGATAGAGGGGAGCGTATGGTCTGCTATTTCACAATCGAGGGCTGCTGGGACGCATGTTGGTGGTCACCCTGCCGATAACTGGCCACGGTGCGCTTCGTAATCTTCCGCTCCAGCGCCTCCTTCATCGGCTGCAGATCCTCAGCGCGGAGGATGAGGCCTACGGTGTCCTTCCGGTGGGAGTTGCTGCACGGGACGCGTCTGGTGGCGAGTCCGAAGGGTATCTTGGCGGCCCGGGCGGTGGCCATGAGGAGCTTTCCCTCCAGGAGCGCGTAGCCCGGGGGAACTGCCTCATTGTCGAGGTCGATGTCGGGGTTTCGGTTCATATCGGTGAGATTTACCAGAGGGCTTCGTAGATGTATCGGAAACCGCGGAAGCCTTTCATTTTGATTTCGCGGGGCGGGAACTCTGGATCGACTGAGACAACCCAGAAATTGGAGCGGACGGATCCATCCCAGCATTTCTTTGAGCCGCTCTCGTAGCCCGCGATCAGGAAGCGGGATAGCACTCTGCCGCCGCTCACGATGTAGATGTGAAGCAGTTCGTGCTTGGGCTTTCGACCGATAGACCAGTTGACCCCGGAGTAATCTCCGGTTTTGATCTTAGCAAGGGATTGGAGATACCCGTCACGGCACTCTCCCGGCTTGGTCAACGCGGGAATCGTGATGGCGATGGCAATGGGCGGTAGGTCTTTCATATTTTCAGATTGTGAATTCGAGCGAGGTCCTCCAGATGTTCGAGATACTCGCGGTGGATGGTGCTGATCCACGCCAGACGGCGGGCGATCGCGAGGTTGTCGCGAATGAAATTCAGAACTTCTGCGGAGGGTGGAGGAGGGATGTTCATGCTGCTGGGATCCCGTTTTTGAACCGGTCCATCATCGGCACGGTCACATGGAGGTGGTGATAGTCCCACGCAGCGCGCAGGTGCTTGCACTCGCTGACGCCCTGCCTCTTCGGAGCGTAGGGAATCCACGAGCCGTGCCGGCGGTAGTTGGGATCCGCGACGGTCTGGAAGTGGATGCAGGAGCAGCGGCCGTGGCCGTTGCGGGCGGTGAGGTCGACGAGATACCAGAGATCCGGCATGCTCTTGCTCTCCACACGGTAGCGGAAGGGAGCGCTGCCGTCCGGTTCCACCCACGGAGGGTCGTATTCGGTCCACCGGTCGTTGACCTTGGCTCGTTTGCTCGCTGTTTCTGCTGCCATCTCGTTGTGAGAGCCCGCCGCCGGTGAAGGCGGCGGGCCGTGGTTGGAGTTCAGATGTAGTCTTCGACCGAATCCTTTTTCTCGTCGGACTGATCGCTGCCGGCCTGCTCAGGTCCACTCGAATCACCGCTCGAAGTGGATTCCCCTTGATCGGAGGAAGTGCCGGAATCCGCTCCTTCGGGACTTGAGGAGGATTCGGTGGGCCCGTTTCCCTCGCCGAGCGTGCCGATGCCGGTTCCAAAGGTATCGCCGGAAACTCCAGTGCCAGGTTGTCCAGCTTGGAATTGTCCGAAGTCGCCGTTGCCTGGCTGGAAGTTGGCGGATGGGTCGCATGCTCCAGTAAGCGGGCCGTTGTCGGTGGGAACCTCCTTCGCGGCCTGCTGCTTCTGGTATTCCATCCAGTGCCAGCTGCCGGGCGACTTGTCATCATCCTCGAAACGGCTGGTGGCCCAGAACGTATCGTTTCCGTCCAGCTTCACCTGAAGGTTGATCGGAGGATTATCGCTCTCGGGATTGAACACGCGGACAACATCTGCGGGGTAGATGTCGCCTTCGGTTGCGACGTTACCCTGACGGATGAACGCTCCACTCGGGGCGGTGGACGAGTCCTGTTGCGGGTAGGCGAACATGCGCTGACGGGCATCGTTGATGGCGACGGCATCGGCCGCGCTGAGGACATAGAGGACGATTCGTCCGATGGTAGGTATCAGTTTCATATCTTGTGGGGTATGTGTTTGTTGTTTTTGGGGGAAAGGGGTTCCGGCGCGACTGCTGGCAATTACTCTGTGATGATTTCTTGAGTAAGCAGCCGCACCGGGTTCTCGGAAGTTCCAGCCGCCCCTTGGCGACCGGCCGAAAGTCTGTCAGTCGTCGAATCGGCTTCGTGGTGGCTTCGGAGCGAACATCTCGACCTGCTCCTCTTGGGCCGGTGGTCCTGATTCGAAGCGCATCAGTTCGGCGATGAATGTGAGCGGGATGACGCCGGTCTGACCGTTGCGGTTTTTCGCGAGGTCGAGCTGCGCGCGGCCAGCGTTCGCTTCCTTTTCCTCGTTCGATTCCGCATAGTATGCGTCCCGGTAAAGCAGACCGACCATGTCGGCGTCCTGCTCGATGGATCCGGACTCGCGAAGGTCGGACATGCGTGGTTTACCGGTGCCTCTGCTTCCCCCGCGCTCCTCAGCCTTCCGGCCAAGTTGGGCGAGGATCATAATCGGGATCCCCAGCTCTTTCGCCAGTCCCTTGATGCCGGCGGATATCTCCGAGAT is from Luteolibacter yonseiensis and encodes:
- a CDS encoding terminase small subunit, with the translated sequence MKPLQDGRKPLNVRQERFAELVVSGLSATEAYIQAGYKVTVKSAGTNGPRLLENAAIRARVAELRAPQTAAALMTKDRKRQILAGIAEDPKSGLLARIRAIEVDAKLAGDFEPDQVVVETGPKTLDALEARAKEVVSALDRRRQK